CAACTCAAAAGATGCGATACTTTTTTCTGTCTTTTCGTCTGGTTGATAAAAAGCATTTTTAGGATAGTTCAATCCAGCGATACTCAAGCCTTTTTCATTGGTCGCATCAAAATAAAGTGGGTAGTTATCTGAAATTACAGCCATGCCAATCATCGCAAAATGAGAGGATAAAGTTTGCCCGTTTCTTAATTCAAACACGACATTTCTAGGTGTAATGACGACTTCTTGATTAAATGTGTAATCTAAATCAAGGTTTCGTCCAAAATAATGATGGTTTCCATTAAAACTAACTGATGTACACATATTGTCATCTCCTAAATAAAATATACTATGAGTATAATGCTAAAAATATTTATAACAATGAATTTTTTATGAAGATTTATTAACTATTTTATTAATTGTTGGACGTGTTCTTTAAAAACGGGAACAATATCTGATTGAAATTCTGGATGTTTGGCAAACCAACGAAAATTTAGTGGAGATGAGTGGACAATAGGGAAATAGGTTGGTAAGTATTCTTCATAAGCAAAAACTGTTTCGGTTAATGTTTTTTTCGCTTTATCTTTTAAATAATACTTTTGAGCATATGTCCCCATCAAAATAGTTAACTCAATGTTTGGCATGCAGTCAATTAAAGCTGGGTGCCATTTTGCAGTAAAATTCTTTCTAGGTGGTAAGTCACCATGAGTTGCTTTTCCTGGAAAATAAAAATCAAGTGGCAATACGGCAATTTGTTTTGAATTATAAAATATGTCGTCTGTTACACCCATCCATTCACGTAGTTTTGCACCACTTTTATCGCGAAAGACTTGTCCTTTTTCTTGCGTTCTAATACCAGGCGCTTGTCCAATTATTAAAATTTTTGCTTCAGGATAAGCCATAAAGATGGGTTGCCATCCTTTATCGGTAAATTCTTTATTCTCTGGGTCTGAGATGATTTCTTGTTTGATTTCTTCAATAGTCATGTAAAAAACTCCTTTCGGTGGTAATAAAAAAACCAAAAAATAACATTAGCTATTTTTTGGTCAAATAATACTATCTTGCTCTACTTTTTCTCATTGCTTTTTTACGGTTATCTTCAATTAATTCTTCTTTTTCTTCGATTGGTTCAATTAGAACTTTTTTAACGCCTAAAGCCACACCTGTTAAAGCGGCTAAAGTGGTTGCAGTTCCTACTAAAAATCCTTTTGAAAATTTCTTCATAGTACCTCACGTCCTTATCTGAATTTATACCTTTATTATACGCATTTTATAATAAAAATCTAGTGATAAGGCATACAACATCTATTAATTTCATTTTAAAATGGTAAAATTGTATGTGAATGGAAGTGATAAAATGATAAAAGTAATCGCACATAGAGGAAGTAAAGGAACGCATCCAGAAAACACACTACCGGCGTTTCAAGAAGCCATTGATGTAAAGGCAGATGGAATCGAATTAGATGTTCAGTTAACATGTGATGGTAAGTTGGTTGTGATTCATGATGAAAAATTAAACCGAACCACGAATGCAAAAGGGTGGGTAAAGGATTTAACTTTAGCAGAAATTAAAGAACTAGATGCAGGATCTTGGTTTGCTGAAGAATACAAAGATACAAGAATCCCAACATTAGAAGAAGTTTTAAATTTATTAAAACATAATCGGTTTAGTGGGTTGTTGAATATCGAATTAAAAACAGATAGAGTAGAATACTTAGGTATCGAACAAAAAGTGTTGCGAGCTTTGGAACAAGCTGACTTGTCTTGTACAGTTGTGTTATCTAGTTTTAATCGTGATACAGTGAGACGACTTAAAGCACTGGATGATACTTATGAAACAGCCTTTATTTCATTTGGAAATCAAAGAGATGTTGCATGGTTAGATAAACAACGAGGGATAAATAGTTTTCATCCAGATATTCGATGGTTGAAACGACATATGGATCAAACGACAGACATTGAAACGATTAGACCGTGGACAGTGAATAAAGAAGCCGATATGCAATTTTGTATGAAGCACCATTTGGCAGGGATGTTCACAGATTTTCCTAAAAAAGCATTAGAGGTAAGAGATAATGGATAAACAAAAAGTTCTTGTTATCGTTGGGCCGACTGCAGTTGGAAAAACGGCTCTAGGAGTCAAACTAAGTCAACGCTTTAATGGCGAGGTTATTAGTGGGGATTCACTACAAGTTTACAAACAATTAGATATTGGCACAGCGAAAGTAACGACAGAAGAGATGCAAGGTGTGCCACATCATTTAATTGACATTAAGGAACCAACAGAAACCTATTCCGCTCATGAATTTAAACGTCATGCAACAGAGTGTATAAATGAATTAGCCTTACAAAATAAATTGCCTATTATAGTAGGTGGCACAGGTCTTTACATTCAGTCGCTCCTTTATGATTTTCATTTAGGCTCATCAGAGGTAAGCGATGAGGAAAAGAAAAGCCGTAAAAAGTGGGAAGAGTTTGCTGAAAACTTATCTAATGAAGAATTATGGCAAGAATTAGAAAAAATGGATAAAAAAGGGGCAGATACTATTCACCCGAATAACCGAAAACGGGTGATACGTGCGTTGGAAGTGTTTGATTTAACGGGAAAAAGTATCAGTGAGCAACAACAGATTGATTTAATGGATCTGTCAAAAAGTTCGTTTGATGTGAAACTGATTGGGTTAACCACTGATCGAGAAGTTTTGTATAATAGAATCAATCAGCGAGTTGACATCATGATGGATGAAGGCTTGTTAGATGAAGCCAAGATGGTCTACGAGTTAGATTGCCCACAAGCAAGTCAAGGCATTGGCTACAAAGAATTTTTTCCTTATTTTGAAGGAAAGTGTTCACTGGAAAAATCAGTGGAGGAAGTGAAACAACATTCAAGACAGTAT
This genomic stretch from Vagococcus sp. CY52-2 harbors:
- a CDS encoding uracil-DNA glycosylase family protein, which codes for MTIEEIKQEIISDPENKEFTDKGWQPIFMAYPEAKILIIGQAPGIRTQEKGQVFRDKSGAKLREWMGVTDDIFYNSKQIAVLPLDFYFPGKATHGDLPPRKNFTAKWHPALIDCMPNIELTILMGTYAQKYYLKDKAKKTLTETVFAYEEYLPTYFPIVHSSPLNFRWFAKHPEFQSDIVPVFKEHVQQLIK
- a CDS encoding DUF3042 family protein, translating into MKKFSKGFLVGTATTLAALTGVALGVKKVLIEPIEEKEELIEDNRKKAMRKSRAR
- a CDS encoding glycerophosphodiester phosphodiesterase, which translates into the protein MIKVIAHRGSKGTHPENTLPAFQEAIDVKADGIELDVQLTCDGKLVVIHDEKLNRTTNAKGWVKDLTLAEIKELDAGSWFAEEYKDTRIPTLEEVLNLLKHNRFSGLLNIELKTDRVEYLGIEQKVLRALEQADLSCTVVLSSFNRDTVRRLKALDDTYETAFISFGNQRDVAWLDKQRGINSFHPDIRWLKRHMDQTTDIETIRPWTVNKEADMQFCMKHHLAGMFTDFPKKALEVRDNG
- the miaA gene encoding tRNA (adenosine(37)-N6)-dimethylallyltransferase MiaA, whose protein sequence is MDKQKVLVIVGPTAVGKTALGVKLSQRFNGEVISGDSLQVYKQLDIGTAKVTTEEMQGVPHHLIDIKEPTETYSAHEFKRHATECINELALQNKLPIIVGGTGLYIQSLLYDFHLGSSEVSDEEKKSRKKWEEFAENLSNEELWQELEKMDKKGADTIHPNNRKRVIRALEVFDLTGKSISEQQQIDLMDLSKSSFDVKLIGLTTDREVLYNRINQRVDIMMDEGLLDEAKMVYELDCPQASQGIGYKEFFPYFEGKCSLEKSVEEVKQHSRQYAKRQLTWFRNRMPVEWWDIVLEETNMSKLEEDVSKWLDKKEGMT